One Cryptomeria japonica unplaced genomic scaffold, Sugi_1.0 HiC_scaffold_135, whole genome shotgun sequence genomic window carries:
- the LOC131866222 gene encoding patatin-like protein 2: protein MSNQELLPIDVSGDVGDRILSVDGGGVRGLIPVQLLKFLEHQLQKLDGEDARLADYFNIMAGTSTGGLITTMLATIDPNDHKHNRPFSTQKIEDFYLKNASLIFPQPSKWNIFHGIFGPKYNGKHLVDILEQEKFHERRLCDTATNLVIPTFDIKTQFPTIFASHEAKVDPLKNPHLMDVCLSTTAAPTYFPCHQFTTNSSDGKTQVFNLVDGGVAANNPVMPAYLDSNELSHSSSSSGYKNSRQKEHLDHFIVLSLGTGLEEGIEWDAKKAATWGSLKWITHDGRTPLIESIMNASSDMVNIHTALMLHHVKENYLRIQEWQLKGSEAKMDLSTDENLRNLVKKGQELLDKPVRSLNLETGRPETVKNDYTNRMALTKMAERLSKEKKLRDKRSASSALSMNGHSVGINI, encoded by the exons ATGTCGAATCAGGAGCTTCTTCCAATCGATGTCTCGGGGGACGTGGGTGATAGAATCCTGAGTGTCGATGGAGGAGGAGTACGGGGTCTTATTCCTGTGCAATTGCTCAAATTCTTAGAGCACCAGTTGCAG AAATTGGATGGGGAAGATGCCAGACTAGCAGATTATTTCAATATAATGGCAGGTACCAGCACTGGAGGTCTCATCACCACAATGTTAGCCACTATAGACCCGAATGACCACAAACACAATCGTCCTTTTAGTACCCAGAAAATTGAAGATTTCTACTTGAAGAATGCGAGTTTGATATTTCCTCAACCAAG CAAATGGAATATTTTTCACGGCATTTTTGGTCCCAAATACAATGGCAAACATCTGGTCGATATCTTAGAACAAGAGAAATTTCACGAAAGACGGCTGTGTGATACGGCTACTAACCTGGTGATACCCACCTTCGATATAAAGACGCAGTTTCCTACAATTTTCGCCAGTCATGag GCGAAAGTAGATCCGCTGAAGAATCCACATCTAATGGACGTATGCCTCTCCACAACTGCAGCTCCTACCTATTTTCCATGTCACCAGTTTACAACAAATTCCAGTGACGGAAAGACCCAAGTTTTTAACTTAGTAGATGGAGGAGTAGCGGCTAATAATCCTGTAATGCCTGCTT accttgatagcaatgaacttaGTCACTCGAGCAGTTCATCAGGATACAAGAATAGTAGACAAAag GAGCACCTTGACCACTTTATTGTACTTTCTCTTGGAACGGGATTAGAAGAGGGTATTGAATGGGACGCAAAAAAGGCTGCCACATGGGGAAGCTTGAAGTGGATTACTCACGATGGAAGAACGCCTCTCATAGAATCTATCATGAATGCAAGTTCAGACATGGTCAACATTCATACAGCTTTGATGCTCCATCATGTCAAAGAAAACTATCTTAGAATCCAG GAATGGCAACTAAAAGGAAGCGAAGCAAAGATGGACCTCAGTACGGATGAGAACCTGAGGAATCTTGTGAAGAAAGGCCAGGAACTATTGGATAAGCCTGTTAGAAGTTTAAATTTGGAGACTGGGCGTCCTGAGACAGTGAAGAACGACTACACAAACAGGATGGCATTGACTAA AATGGCTGAACGACTCTCCAAGGAGAAGAAGTTGAGGGATAAACGGAGCGCATCTTCTGCACTTTCTATGAATGGCCATAGTGTTGGAATAAACATCTGa